A genomic window from Triticum urartu cultivar G1812 chromosome 7, Tu2.1, whole genome shotgun sequence includes:
- the LOC125524074 gene encoding mitochondrial import receptor subunit TOM9-2-like has translation MASSSAVSKRGDAGGVLAAISRSSVAAHGREAAAVAGKLLRSTGKAAWIAGTTFLVLVVPLIIEMDREQQMVDLDLQQQALLGSPPPLAK, from the coding sequence ATGGCGTCGTCCTCTGCTGTGAGCAAGCGCGGCGACGCGGGCGGCGTCCTGGCTGCGATCTCGCGGTCCTCGGTGGCGGCGCACGGCCGCGAGGCCGCGGCTGTGGCGGGGAAGCTGCTGCGGAGCACGGGGAAGGCGGCGTGGATCGCCGGGACGACCTTCCTGGTGCTGGTCGTGCCGCTCATCATCGAGATGGACCGCGAGCAGCAGATGGTCGACCTCGACCTCCAGCAGCAGGCTCTTCTCggctcgccgccgcccctcgccaaATAA